From Pseudomonas fluorescens:
GTTGCTGGTCCACTGGCTGTTCTGCCAGCTCCACACCTGTCCGGTGAATTCGCGGAAGTTGATTTCCGGATCGAAATTGGTGGCGAAGTATTTGCCATGGGAGCCGGCATTGACGTCGAGAATGTCGATCGAATCAATGCGGTCGAAATGCTGTTGCTGCGCCAGCGCGGCGTACGCGTTGACGACACCCGGGTCGAAGCCCACGCCAAGGATGGCGGTGATGTTCTTCTGTTTGCACTCTTCCAGGTGGTTCCATTCGTAGTTGCCGTACCACGGCGGGGTCTCGCAGACCTTGCCCGGCTCTTCGTGGATGGCGGTGTCGAGGTACGCGACGCCCGTGTCGATGCAGGCACGCAGTACCGACATGTTGAGGAACGCGGAACCTACGTTGATGACGATCTGCGATTCGGTCTCGCGGATCAGGGCCTTGGTCGCTTCCACGTCCAGGGCGTTCAGCGCGAAGGCTTGGATATCGGCGGGTACCTTGAGGCTACCCTTGGCCTTGACGCTGTCGATGATGGCCTGGCATTTGGAGATGTTGCGCGACGCGATAGCAATACGACCGAGTTCGTCGTTGTGCTGCGCGCACTTGTGGGCCACCACCTTGGCGACACCTCCTGCACCAATGATAAGAACGTTCTTTTTCAATTGCTTTATCTCTCCTTTATCCGCCAGCTTACGAAAGGCTGGACAGGTAGTCGTCGTAACCAAATTCACGAACCACCTCGACTGTACCGTCGAGTTGTTTCACTACGATGGACGGCATTTTCAGGCCGTTGAACCAGTTTTT
This genomic window contains:
- a CDS encoding saccharopine dehydrogenase family protein — protein: MKKNVLIIGAGGVAKVVAHKCAQHNDELGRIAIASRNISKCQAIIDSVKAKGSLKVPADIQAFALNALDVEATKALIRETESQIVINVGSAFLNMSVLRACIDTGVAYLDTAIHEEPGKVCETPPWYGNYEWNHLEECKQKNITAILGVGFDPGVVNAYAALAQQQHFDRIDSIDILDVNAGSHGKYFATNFDPEINFREFTGQVWSWQNSQWTSNTMFEVKRTDDLPVVGSQNLYLTGHDEVHSLSKNLDVPNVRFWMSFGEHYINVFTVLNNLGLLSEKPVKTAEGLEVVPLKVVKAVLPDPSSLAPGYTGKTCIGDLVKGTKDGQPREVFIYNVADHEEAFAETDSQGISYTAGVPPVAAALLVARGEWDVKRMANVEELPAEPFLKALDVMGLPTRIKDEHGDRAWDAIA